The Blastococcus sp. HT6-4 genome window below encodes:
- the cobM gene encoding precorrin-4 C(11)-methyltransferase: protein MTVHFIGAGPGAADLVTVRAARIIATAPVCLYAGALVPRELLDTAPAGARLVDTANLDLDRITAELVAAHEAGHDVARLHSGDPSVYSAMAEQMRRLDAAGVPYDVVPGVPAFAAAAASLKRELTVPGVGQTVILTRTSARSTPMPPGEDLATLGASRATLVLHLAVQRIAELVPELVPSYGADCPVAVVARASRDDELVLRGTLADIAGQVEAAGVRRTAVVIVGSVLTAGEFPDSHLYSTSRCRP from the coding sequence ATGACGGTGCACTTCATCGGGGCCGGCCCGGGAGCGGCGGACCTGGTCACGGTCCGCGCCGCCCGGATCATCGCCACCGCCCCGGTCTGCCTCTACGCGGGCGCGCTCGTGCCGCGCGAGCTGCTCGACACCGCGCCGGCGGGCGCCCGGCTGGTCGACACCGCGAACCTCGACCTCGACCGGATCACCGCCGAGCTGGTCGCCGCGCACGAGGCCGGCCACGACGTCGCCCGGCTGCACTCCGGCGACCCGTCGGTCTACAGCGCGATGGCCGAGCAGATGCGCCGGCTCGACGCGGCCGGCGTGCCCTACGACGTCGTCCCCGGGGTGCCCGCGTTCGCCGCCGCGGCCGCGTCGCTGAAGCGGGAGCTGACCGTGCCCGGCGTCGGGCAGACGGTGATCCTCACCCGCACCTCGGCGCGGTCGACGCCCATGCCGCCGGGGGAGGACCTGGCCACCCTCGGCGCCTCCCGGGCCACCCTGGTGCTGCACCTGGCGGTGCAGCGGATCGCCGAGCTGGTGCCCGAGCTGGTGCCCTCCTACGGGGCCGACTGCCCGGTCGCCGTCGTCGCGCGGGCCAGCCGGGACGACGAGTTGGTCCTCCGGGGCACGCTGGCCGACATCGCCGGGCAGGTCGAGGCGGCCGGGGTGCGGCGGACCGCGGTGGTGATCGTCGGCTCGGTGCTCACCGCCGGGGAGTTCCCCGACAGCCACCTGTACTCGACCAGCCGATGCCGCCCCTAG
- the cbiE gene encoding precorrin-6y C5,15-methyltransferase (decarboxylating) subunit CbiE — MPEPDAPAAGPIVVVGIGADGWDGLSPAARRSIEAADVLRGSARQLALVPPGVAAERVPWPSPLAPALRALPGAHPGRRVVVLASGDPMLSGIGTSLVRLLGPGAVDVVPHPSSVTLACARLGWAVEETQVVSVVGRPVELVVPHATPGRRVLVLGSDGSTPAAVAALLAEHGLGASRLTALAQLGGPAERAVTGTAAGWPYPETDPLVITAVEVVADPGTVPLPTVPGLPDDAYEHDGQLTKRDVRAVTLARLAPLPGQLLWDVGAGAGSIGIEWLRTHPSCGAVAIEAHPDRAARVRRNAVRLGVPGLDVVEGRAPEALAGLPAPDAVFVGGGATAPGVLDACWDALPAGGRLVVNAVTLESEAVLADRYARSGGELVRLGVAHGTPVGGFTGWKAAMPVTIWSGVKP, encoded by the coding sequence GTGCCAGAGCCCGATGCCCCCGCCGCCGGCCCGATCGTGGTCGTCGGCATCGGCGCGGACGGCTGGGACGGGCTCTCCCCGGCCGCGCGCCGGTCGATCGAGGCCGCCGACGTGCTGCGCGGGAGCGCCCGGCAGCTGGCGCTGGTGCCGCCCGGGGTGGCCGCCGAGCGGGTGCCCTGGCCCTCGCCGCTGGCCCCCGCGCTGCGGGCGCTCCCCGGTGCGCACCCTGGCCGCCGGGTCGTGGTGCTGGCCAGCGGCGACCCGATGCTCTCGGGGATCGGCACGTCGCTGGTCCGGCTGCTGGGCCCCGGCGCGGTCGACGTCGTCCCGCACCCGTCGTCGGTGACGCTGGCGTGCGCCCGGCTCGGCTGGGCGGTCGAGGAGACGCAGGTGGTCTCCGTCGTCGGCCGCCCGGTGGAGCTCGTCGTCCCGCACGCCACCCCCGGGCGGCGGGTGCTGGTGCTGGGCTCCGACGGCTCGACGCCGGCAGCCGTCGCGGCACTGCTGGCGGAACACGGCCTGGGCGCCAGCCGGCTCACGGCGCTCGCCCAGCTCGGCGGCCCGGCCGAGCGCGCCGTCACCGGTACGGCGGCCGGCTGGCCGTACCCGGAGACCGATCCGCTGGTGATCACCGCCGTGGAGGTGGTGGCCGACCCCGGCACCGTGCCGCTGCCGACGGTTCCCGGGCTGCCCGACGACGCCTACGAGCACGACGGCCAGCTCACCAAGCGCGACGTGCGCGCGGTGACCCTGGCGCGGCTGGCCCCGCTGCCCGGGCAGCTGCTGTGGGACGTCGGCGCGGGCGCCGGCTCCATCGGGATCGAGTGGCTGCGCACCCACCCGTCCTGCGGCGCGGTGGCGATCGAGGCCCACCCGGACCGCGCCGCGCGGGTGCGCCGCAACGCCGTCCGGCTCGGCGTACCCGGCCTGGACGTGGTGGAGGGGCGCGCGCCGGAGGCCCTGGCCGGCCTGCCCGCCCCGGACGCGGTCTTCGTCGGGGGCGGCGCCACGGCACCCGGCGTGCTCGACGCCTGCTGGGACGCCCTGCCCGCCGGTGGCCGGCTGGTGGTCAACGCCGTCACGCTGGAGAGCGAGGCGGTGCTCGCCGACCGGTACGCGCGCTCCGGTGGCGAGCTGGTGCGGCTCGGCGTCGCCCACGGCACACCGGTCGGCGGTTTCACCGGCTGGAAGGCGGCCATGCCCGTGACGATCTGGTCGGGAGTCAAGCCATGA
- a CDS encoding TetR/AcrR family transcriptional regulator: protein MGELRRDADLRAALLRSAAEVAARSGVGAVSIRALARAVGVSHAAHRHHFSSRVGLLTALAAEGHRLLARALEEAAGTDFREVGVAYVRFARDHPGHFVVMFTPDVLDPADGELSAARARTFAVLQGGVDALSSAGRVDDARTAVVAAWSLVHGFAGLAATGNLAGAGLAPDTGEDALLDLARRATGMLYGSPGGGAGRA, encoded by the coding sequence GTGGGCGAGCTCCGGAGAGATGCCGACCTGCGCGCCGCGTTGCTGCGCTCGGCGGCCGAGGTGGCGGCGCGCTCCGGGGTCGGCGCGGTGTCCATCCGGGCGCTGGCCCGGGCGGTGGGGGTCTCGCACGCCGCGCATCGCCACCACTTCTCGTCTCGAGTGGGCCTGCTGACGGCCCTGGCCGCCGAAGGCCACCGGCTCCTCGCCCGGGCTCTCGAGGAGGCGGCCGGCACGGACTTCCGCGAGGTCGGTGTGGCCTACGTGCGCTTCGCCCGCGACCACCCCGGCCACTTCGTGGTGATGTTCACCCCTGACGTCCTCGATCCGGCCGACGGTGAGCTCTCCGCCGCCCGGGCCCGGACGTTCGCGGTGCTGCAGGGCGGGGTGGACGCGCTGTCCTCGGCCGGCCGGGTGGACGACGCCCGGACCGCCGTCGTGGCCGCCTGGTCGCTGGTCCACGGATTCGCCGGCCTCGCGGCCACCGGGAACCTCGCTGGAGCCGGGCTCGCCCCCGACACGGGCGAGGACGCGCTGCTCGATCTCGCCCGGCGGGCGACCGGCATGCTGTACGGCTCACCCGGAGGGGGTGCTGGACGTGCATGA
- a CDS encoding putative cobaltochelatase — MSFPFTAVVGMDDLRLALLLNAVSPAVGGVLVRGEKGTAKSTSVRALAAVLPPVAVVAGCRFGCDPAAPDPACPDGPHEPGTAARTRPARLVELPVGASEDRLVGSLDLERALTEGVKAYEPGLLAAAHRGVLYVDEVNLLHDHLVDLLLDAAALGTAYVEREGISVRHAARFLLVGTMNPEEGELRPQLLDRFGLTVEVAAPRDPAVRAEVVRRRFASDANPTGFAAAWADDETALAERIAAARARLPHVVLSDGALRQVTAVCAAFDVDGLRADLVTARAAIAHAAWCGREEVTEDDVRVAARLALPHRRRRNPFDAPGLDDDTLDQALNDSRPDDGPDDEPPTDPTDDGGGPNDGGGPNDGGSPNDGGSPDDGGPGIGGNAYESGAETQAEPPMPEDGDDREPTTAPRGEGGGQAEAAPAPERSAVAPADPFRTRRLEVPGIGAGAAGRRSRARAERGRVVGSTHPAGAVTRLHLPATVLAAAPHQLARGRTGPGLRVVRDDLRQATLEGREGNLVLFVVDASGSMGSRARMTAVKGAVLSLLLDAYQRRDKVGLITFREAGAELALPPTWSVEAAAARLTGLPTGGRTPLAAGLLRAAEVLRVERVRDPRRRPLLVVVTDGRATGARGGDHLGDARRAAGLLAAADVAAVVVDCESGPVRLGLAGGLGAALGAQTLRLEELAADSLAATVRSARAAA, encoded by the coding sequence ATGAGTTTCCCCTTCACCGCCGTCGTCGGCATGGACGACCTGCGGCTGGCCCTGCTGCTCAACGCCGTCTCGCCCGCCGTCGGTGGCGTTCTGGTGCGGGGTGAGAAGGGCACCGCCAAGTCGACCAGCGTCCGTGCCCTCGCCGCCGTCCTGCCGCCGGTCGCGGTGGTGGCCGGCTGCCGGTTCGGCTGCGACCCGGCCGCCCCCGACCCCGCCTGCCCCGACGGCCCGCACGAGCCCGGCACCGCCGCCCGCACCCGGCCGGCCCGGCTCGTCGAGCTGCCCGTCGGCGCCTCGGAGGACCGGCTGGTCGGGTCGCTGGACCTGGAGCGGGCGCTGACCGAGGGCGTCAAGGCCTACGAGCCGGGCCTGCTCGCCGCCGCGCACCGCGGCGTCCTCTACGTCGACGAGGTCAACCTGCTGCACGACCACCTCGTCGACCTGCTGCTCGACGCCGCGGCGCTGGGCACCGCCTACGTCGAGCGGGAAGGCATCTCGGTGCGGCACGCCGCCCGCTTCCTCCTCGTCGGCACGATGAACCCGGAGGAGGGCGAGCTCCGGCCCCAGCTGCTCGACCGCTTCGGGCTGACCGTCGAGGTCGCCGCGCCGCGCGACCCGGCCGTGCGCGCCGAGGTCGTCCGCCGCCGGTTCGCCTCCGACGCCAACCCGACCGGGTTCGCCGCGGCGTGGGCGGACGACGAGACCGCGCTGGCCGAACGGATCGCCGCCGCCCGCGCCCGCCTGCCGCACGTCGTGCTCTCCGACGGTGCGCTGCGCCAGGTCACCGCCGTCTGCGCCGCCTTCGACGTCGACGGGCTGCGGGCCGACCTGGTCACCGCCCGCGCCGCCATTGCGCACGCCGCCTGGTGCGGGCGCGAGGAGGTCACCGAGGACGACGTCCGCGTCGCCGCCCGGCTCGCGCTGCCGCACCGCCGGCGGCGCAACCCGTTCGACGCCCCCGGCCTCGACGACGACACCCTCGACCAGGCGCTCAACGACTCCCGCCCCGACGACGGCCCCGACGACGAGCCGCCGACGGACCCCACCGACGACGGCGGCGGCCCGAACGACGGCGGCGGCCCGAACGACGGCGGCAGCCCGAACGACGGCGGCAGCCCGGACGACGGCGGCCCAGGCATAGGAGGCAATGCCTACGAATCGGGCGCAGAAACGCAGGCAGAGCCTCCTATGCCTGAGGACGGCGACGACCGCGAGCCGACGACGGCGCCGCGCGGCGAGGGCGGCGGGCAGGCCGAGGCGGCGCCCGCTCCCGAGCGCTCCGCCGTCGCCCCGGCGGACCCGTTCCGCACCCGCCGGCTGGAGGTCCCCGGCATCGGCGCGGGGGCGGCCGGGCGCCGCTCCCGCGCCCGGGCCGAGCGCGGCCGGGTGGTGGGCTCGACCCACCCGGCCGGCGCCGTCACCCGGCTGCACCTGCCCGCCACCGTGCTCGCCGCCGCCCCGCACCAGCTGGCCCGCGGGCGCACCGGCCCCGGACTCCGCGTGGTCCGGGACGACCTCCGCCAGGCCACGCTCGAGGGGCGCGAGGGCAACCTCGTCCTCTTCGTCGTCGACGCCAGCGGCTCCATGGGCTCCCGGGCCCGGATGACGGCGGTGAAGGGCGCGGTCCTGTCCCTGCTCCTCGACGCCTACCAGCGCCGGGACAAGGTCGGCCTGATCACCTTCCGCGAGGCCGGCGCCGAGCTGGCCCTGCCGCCCACCTGGTCGGTGGAGGCCGCCGCCGCCCGGCTGACCGGGCTGCCCACCGGCGGGCGCACGCCGCTGGCCGCCGGGCTGCTGCGGGCCGCCGAGGTGCTCCGGGTCGAACGGGTGCGCGATCCGCGGCGCCGGCCGCTGCTCGTCGTCGTCACCGACGGCCGGGCCACCGGCGCACGCGGGGGCGACCACCTCGGCGACGCCCGCCGGGCGGCCGGCCTCCTCGCGGCGGCGGACGTCGCCGCCGTGGTCGTCGACTGCGAGTCGGGGCCGGTGCGGCTCGGGCTGGCCGGCGGGCTCGGGGCCGCCCTCGGCGCGCAGACGCTGCGCCTGGAGGAGCTGGCCGCGGACTCGCTGGCGGCGACCGTCCGCAGCGCCCGGGCGGCGGCCTGA
- the cobO gene encoding cob(I)yrinic acid a,c-diamide adenosyltransferase yields MPRGQVEVVPADGLTTRQRRNRPLLAVHTGEMKGKSTAAFGMAMRAWNQGWSIAVYQFVKSAKWKVGEENALTALGRVHAETGEGGPVVWHKMGSGWSWSRKHGEETDHAADAAEGWAQIKRELAAEAHRFYVLDEFTYPLKWGWVDVDDVVETLTARPGSQHVVITGRDAPPALVEAADLVVEMTKVKHPMDAGQKGQRGIEW; encoded by the coding sequence ATGCCCCGGGGACAGGTCGAGGTGGTCCCCGCCGACGGGCTGACCACGCGGCAGCGACGCAACCGCCCCCTGCTCGCCGTGCACACCGGCGAGATGAAGGGCAAGTCCACCGCCGCGTTCGGCATGGCCATGCGGGCGTGGAACCAGGGCTGGTCGATCGCGGTCTACCAGTTCGTCAAGAGCGCGAAGTGGAAGGTCGGCGAGGAGAACGCCCTGACCGCGCTCGGCCGGGTGCACGCCGAGACGGGTGAGGGCGGCCCCGTGGTGTGGCACAAGATGGGCTCGGGCTGGTCGTGGTCGCGCAAGCACGGCGAGGAGACCGACCACGCCGCCGACGCCGCCGAGGGCTGGGCGCAGATCAAGCGCGAGCTCGCCGCCGAGGCGCACCGGTTCTACGTGCTCGACGAGTTCACCTACCCGCTGAAGTGGGGCTGGGTGGACGTCGACGACGTGGTGGAGACGCTGACCGCCCGGCCCGGCAGCCAGCACGTCGTCATCACCGGGCGGGACGCACCGCCGGCGCTGGTCGAGGCCGCGGACCTGGTCGTGGAGATGACCAAGGTGAAGCACCCGATGGACGCCGGCCAGAAGGGTCAGCGAGGCATCGAATGGTGA
- a CDS encoding cobyrinate a,c-diamide synthase: MVTVPRIVVAAPSSNAGKTSITTGLIAALTARGLTVSPHKVGPDYIDPGYHGLAAGRPGRNLDMWLVGDDRITPLFLHGSRGADVAVVEGVMGLFDGAAHASVEPGYGSTAQVAAHLRAPVVLVVDAASQARSVAALVHGFATFDPTVRIGGVVLNRVGSDRHEAILREALGSAGVPVLGAVRRIEALATPSRHLGLVPAAERSAEAVRTVRALGAVVESSIDLDAVLRLARTAPDLAGEPWDPAAEVTPVAGRPVVAVAGGPAFTFGYAETAELLTAAGAEVVTVDPLRDGALPEGARALVVGGGFPEVHASALSANVGLRTAIADLAARGGPIAAECAGLLYLSGELDGEPMCGVLPTTTAMHPRLTLGYRAAVALTDSVLAPAGTRVRGHEFHRTQASPAAGATPAWQWNADGPEGFVSANVHASYLHLNWAGSPGMATRFVAAAARLPQEVGRAHR, encoded by the coding sequence ATGGTGACCGTGCCGCGGATCGTGGTCGCCGCGCCCAGCAGCAACGCGGGCAAGACGTCGATCACCACCGGGCTGATCGCCGCCCTCACGGCCCGGGGGCTGACGGTCTCCCCGCACAAGGTCGGCCCGGACTACATCGACCCGGGGTACCACGGGCTCGCCGCCGGGCGCCCCGGCCGCAACCTGGACATGTGGCTGGTCGGCGACGACCGGATCACGCCGCTGTTCCTGCACGGGTCCCGAGGGGCCGACGTCGCGGTCGTCGAGGGCGTGATGGGGCTGTTCGACGGCGCCGCGCACGCCAGCGTCGAACCCGGCTACGGCTCCACCGCCCAGGTCGCCGCGCACCTGCGGGCCCCCGTGGTGCTGGTCGTCGACGCGGCGTCGCAGGCGCGCAGCGTCGCCGCGCTGGTGCACGGCTTCGCCACCTTCGACCCGACGGTGCGGATCGGCGGCGTGGTGCTCAACCGGGTCGGCAGCGACCGGCACGAGGCGATCCTGCGCGAGGCGCTCGGCTCGGCCGGGGTGCCGGTGCTCGGTGCGGTCCGCCGGATCGAGGCGCTCGCCACCCCGTCCCGGCACCTGGGCCTGGTGCCCGCGGCCGAGAGGTCGGCGGAGGCGGTGCGCACGGTGCGCGCGCTGGGCGCGGTGGTGGAATCCAGCATCGACCTGGACGCCGTCCTGCGGCTGGCCCGCACCGCACCGGACCTGGCCGGTGAGCCGTGGGACCCGGCCGCCGAGGTGACCCCGGTCGCGGGCCGGCCTGTGGTCGCCGTCGCCGGTGGCCCGGCGTTCACCTTCGGCTACGCCGAGACCGCGGAGCTGCTCACCGCGGCCGGCGCCGAGGTGGTGACCGTCGACCCGCTGCGGGACGGCGCGCTTCCCGAGGGCGCCCGGGCGCTGGTCGTCGGCGGCGGCTTCCCCGAGGTGCACGCGAGCGCGCTGAGCGCGAACGTCGGCCTGCGGACGGCGATCGCCGACCTCGCCGCCCGCGGCGGCCCGATCGCCGCGGAGTGCGCCGGGCTGCTGTACCTCTCCGGGGAGCTGGACGGCGAGCCGATGTGCGGCGTCCTGCCGACGACGACGGCGATGCACCCCCGGCTCACGCTGGGCTACCGCGCCGCGGTGGCGCTCACCGACAGCGTGCTGGCCCCGGCGGGCACCCGGGTGCGCGGGCACGAGTTCCACCGCACGCAGGCATCGCCCGCCGCCGGGGCGACCCCGGCCTGGCAGTGGAACGCCGACGGGCCGGAGGGCTTCGTGAGCGCGAACGTGCACGCCAGCTACCTGCACCTGAACTGGGCCGGTTCCCCCGGGATGGCCACCCGATTCGTCGCCGCCGCCGCGCGGCTCCCCCAGGAGGTCGGCCGTGCACATCGCTGA
- a CDS encoding energy-coupling factor ABC transporter permease encodes MHIAEGFLPAGHALGWTVAAAPFVVHGARAVVKEVRDNPESTLLLGAAGAFTFVLSAIKLPSITGSSSHPTGTGPGAILFRPPVMALLGTVVLLFQALLLAHGGLTTLGANAFAFAVVGPWTGYLVYRLTRGAGAGLLPAVFAGVAMADLATYVTTSLQLALAFPDASTGFVGALVKFLGVFALTQIPLAIGEGILGVLLFRVLTVNARPELERLGVLRPAPLVPTGGAA; translated from the coding sequence GTGCACATCGCTGAAGGATTCCTGCCGGCCGGGCACGCCCTCGGCTGGACGGTCGCCGCCGCGCCGTTCGTCGTGCACGGCGCCCGGGCGGTGGTGAAGGAGGTGCGGGATAACCCGGAGTCGACGCTGCTCCTGGGCGCGGCCGGGGCGTTCACCTTCGTGCTGAGCGCGATCAAGCTGCCCTCCATCACCGGCAGCTCCAGCCACCCGACCGGGACAGGCCCGGGGGCGATCCTGTTCCGGCCGCCGGTGATGGCGCTGCTCGGCACCGTCGTCCTGCTCTTCCAGGCGCTGCTGCTCGCGCACGGGGGGCTCACCACCCTGGGCGCCAACGCCTTCGCCTTCGCCGTGGTGGGCCCGTGGACCGGGTACCTGGTCTACCGGCTGACCCGCGGGGCCGGCGCCGGCCTGCTCCCGGCGGTCTTCGCCGGGGTCGCCATGGCCGACCTCGCCACCTACGTCACCACGTCGCTGCAGCTGGCGCTGGCCTTCCCCGACGCCAGCACCGGGTTCGTCGGCGCGCTCGTCAAGTTCCTCGGGGTCTTCGCGCTCACCCAGATCCCGCTGGCCATCGGCGAGGGCATCCTCGGGGTGCTGCTCTTCCGCGTGCTGACCGTCAACGCCCGGCCCGAGCTCGAGCGGCTGGGCGTCCTCCGGCCCGCTCCGCTCGTCCCCACCGGAGGTGCCGCGTGA
- a CDS encoding energy-coupling factor ABC transporter substrate-binding protein, protein MTRRTLVNALLVLAVVALFAVPLLVDGGASEYGGTDAAVTEELAAGGYEPWFESVFSPAGEVESGLFALQAALGGGVLGYVLGRLHGRRTARPSAAAADPR, encoded by the coding sequence GTGACCCGGCGCACGCTCGTCAACGCGCTGCTCGTCCTCGCCGTCGTCGCGCTGTTCGCCGTGCCGCTGCTGGTCGACGGCGGCGCCTCCGAGTACGGCGGGACGGACGCCGCCGTCACCGAAGAGCTGGCCGCCGGCGGGTACGAGCCCTGGTTCGAGTCGGTGTTCAGCCCCGCGGGCGAGGTCGAGTCGGGGCTGTTCGCGCTGCAGGCGGCGCTCGGGGGCGGCGTGCTCGGGTACGTCCTCGGCCGGCTGCACGGCCGCCGCACGGCCCGGCCGAGCGCCGCGGCGGCCGATCCCCGGTGA
- the cbiQ gene encoding cobalt ECF transporter T component CbiQ, with protein MTGLAVDDAAWASAWRRRAPGDKLLLCAGLVLCALLLPAWPAAVLVTTTAVVLALGPARVPARTFGRAVRWPLAFIAVGAVTAVVTVDGGGLGWAPDAVARAFSLVGRAVAGSCAVLLLATTTPMSDLLPALRRLRVPAAVVEVAEVTYRLLFVLLDSLRTIREAQTARMGWSTPGRSYRSAGMLAAAVLTRSWDRARRMQEGLAGRGMETGLRGLPEERPSSRPFLALGLALPAGITVLTLVAR; from the coding sequence GTGACCGGCCTGGCCGTCGACGACGCCGCGTGGGCCAGCGCATGGCGCCGCCGGGCGCCCGGCGACAAGCTGCTCCTCTGCGCCGGGCTGGTCCTCTGCGCGCTGCTGCTGCCCGCCTGGCCGGCGGCCGTGCTGGTGACGACGACCGCGGTGGTGCTCGCCCTCGGCCCGGCCCGGGTTCCCGCGCGGACCTTCGGTCGGGCGGTGCGGTGGCCGCTGGCGTTCATCGCGGTCGGCGCGGTGACGGCGGTGGTCACGGTGGACGGCGGCGGTCTCGGCTGGGCCCCGGACGCCGTCGCCCGGGCGTTCTCGCTGGTCGGCCGCGCGGTCGCCGGCAGCTGCGCGGTGCTCCTGCTCGCCACCACCACCCCGATGTCGGACCTGCTGCCCGCCCTGCGCCGGCTGCGCGTGCCCGCCGCGGTCGTGGAGGTCGCCGAGGTCACCTACCGGCTGCTGTTCGTGCTGCTCGACAGCCTGCGCACCATCCGCGAGGCGCAGACCGCGCGGATGGGCTGGTCCACACCCGGGCGGTCGTACCGGTCGGCGGGGATGCTGGCCGCCGCCGTGCTCACCCGGTCCTGGGACCGCGCCCGCCGGATGCAGGAGGGGCTGGCCGGCCGGGGGATGGAGACCGGCCTGCGAGGGCTGCCCGAGGAGCGGCCGTCGTCCCGCCCGTTCCTCGCCCTCGGCCTGGCCCTGCCCGCCGGGATCACGGTGCTCACCCTGGTGGCGCGGTGA
- a CDS encoding ATP-binding cassette domain-containing protein — translation MSHRSLAATGLVAGYPGAAPVLDGAAVTVPAGRRLALLGANGSGKTTLLRCLSGALRPAAGTVTVDGAPLVHTRRGLRDHRQTVQLVLQDPDDQLFSASVTQDVSFGPLNLGLAEDEVRARVAEALDLLGVADLAARPTHQLSYGERKRVAIAGAVAMRPCVVLLDEPTAGLDPTAVADTLAALARLQEHDSTVVMSTHDVDLALGWADEVAVVVDRTVVQGAPREVLGDGALLGRARLARPWALVVGARLHALGLLPDGPLPRDAGELLAALPDRPGVRA, via the coding sequence GTGAGCCACCGGTCGCTGGCCGCCACGGGGCTGGTCGCGGGCTACCCGGGGGCGGCCCCGGTCCTCGACGGCGCCGCGGTCACCGTGCCCGCGGGACGGCGGCTGGCGCTGCTGGGCGCCAACGGCTCGGGGAAGACGACGCTGCTGCGCTGCCTGTCCGGAGCCCTGCGCCCGGCCGCCGGCACGGTGACCGTCGACGGCGCGCCGTTGGTGCACACCCGCCGCGGGTTGCGGGACCACCGGCAGACGGTCCAGCTGGTGCTGCAGGACCCCGACGACCAGCTGTTCAGCGCGTCGGTGACCCAGGACGTCTCGTTCGGGCCGCTGAACCTCGGGCTCGCCGAGGACGAGGTGCGGGCCCGGGTGGCCGAGGCGCTGGACCTCCTGGGGGTCGCCGACCTGGCCGCGCGGCCCACGCACCAGCTCTCCTACGGCGAGCGCAAGCGGGTGGCGATCGCCGGCGCGGTGGCGATGCGCCCCTGCGTGGTCCTCCTGGACGAGCCGACGGCCGGGCTGGACCCGACCGCGGTCGCCGACACCCTCGCCGCGCTCGCGCGGTTGCAGGAGCACGACTCCACCGTGGTCATGAGCACCCACGACGTCGACCTCGCGCTGGGCTGGGCCGACGAGGTCGCCGTCGTCGTCGACCGCACCGTGGTGCAGGGCGCACCCCGCGAGGTGCTCGGTGACGGCGCCCTGCTCGGCCGCGCCCGGCTGGCCCGGCCGTGGGCGCTCGTGGTCGGCGCCCGGCTGCACGCGCTGGGCCTGCTCCCCGACGGGCCGTTGCCGCGCGACGCGGGCGAGCTGCTCGCCGCGCTGCCGGACCGCCCCGGGGTGCGCGCATGA